GCCAGGTACTCAAGATTTTTACTGTTAATGACATTCGTAGTTTGAACCACGATAGATGACGATGTGCTATTTGCAGCTTCGTAAATCATTAAATTCCACTGAGGCAAAAGCTTATCTGCCAATGAGTAAAATTGGTGATCTGCTGGCATTGGGTTATAAAGTTCTAGAAAGACAATTGTCGCGGCGGGATTCAACTCTCCAATTTTTGATGTGATTTCAGCAAGATTTTTCGAGAACCCTTCCTGCAGGCTGTCAAATGATTTAAGAGCACTATAGATATCGCTCTGTTTAACCATTTTAAGAATGTCATTGCCACCGACATTAACAGTTATGATGTCAGCCTCTTTGATTGCTTCGTCATACACTCCATCCTGAATCAGAACGTTCAGCCTCTCACTGGTAATTCCAATCACACCTTCATTTTGAGAAAGTACCTGTTTACCGGTTTCCACACCCAGCTGGGTGGAGAATTGACTGATGATATTTTCGTCATCTCGGATTCGGTAGCCACGGATAATCGAGTCACCGAGTGCGAGGTGATTGATAGTACTGTCCGGTATGGTCCTATAATAATCTATATAAGTAAGCTTATTGGTCTTTTCAGTTGTTGGTGCATTTTCCTGTTTGATTTTATTTATCTGGTATTGTGGATAATAGATCCATGCGGAAAATGACAGAAGAGCAAGCAGAGACGACAAAAGAAGAATTTTGATGATTTTCATGTTGATTCACTCCTCGATAGTACTTCTATTGTATCAAGGATTTCAAAGGAAATAATTAGGGGGGTATTTCCATTTTTAAAATAATATTAATAATTCGTGATTCAAAAAATTTCGGTTCCTGAAATGATATTTTGTTATAATTATATAATTACTATATTCAAGGAGTACACAGATGTACCAGACATATTCGACAAAAGAAAAAATAAAACAGATTTTTGTCATGCTGATCCCGATTTTGATTACACAGTTAGGTATGTTTTCAATGGTATTTTTCAATACCATCATGTCGGGAAAATACAATTCCTCGGACCTTGCAGGTGTAGCGATTGGCTCCTCGATTTGGAGTCCGGTTTTTACAGGGCTCAGCGGAATCCTTCTTGCTGTTTCGCCGATTGCAGCTCAGCGATTTGGTGAGAAAAAGGGAAGAGAGGTATCTTCCATCCTCACACATGGTATTTATTTAGCTTTGATCATCGCTGTACTTGTCATCATCTTGGGGATTTTTCTGCTAAATCCAATTTTAACAGCGATGAATCTCCCGGAAAGCGTTCATGAAACGGCATTTCGCTATCTGGCTGGTTTAGGTTTTGGTATCATGCCACTATTTATTTTTAATGTATTGAGATCATTCATATATGCTATAGGAAAAACAAGAGTGGTCATGTATATCCTGCTGCTGTCATTGCCGATCAACTTCTTTTTGAACTATGTATTGATTTTCGGCCACTGGGGTTTTCCTGAATTAGGAGGAGCCGGAGCTGGTTATGCCACCTCGATCACTTATTATGTGATAGCGGGATTGACAGCATGGGTCATCATTAAGCAAAAACCATTCTCGGAGTTTGTCGGTTTGACATACTTCAAGGAATTTTCTGGTGAAAAAGTGAAGGAGATTCTGAAAATCGGTGTACCGATGGGATTATCAATCTTCTTTGAGACTAGCATGTTTGCTGTTGTCACCATTCTCATCAGCAAATTCAATATTACAACGATAGCTGCCTACCAGTCAGCACTGAATATAGTTTCCTTTCTATATATGATTCCGATGAGTATTTCGATGGCTCAAACTGTACTGGTCGGTTTTGAGGTAGGTGCAGGTCGTTATGAAGATGCCAAAGCATACAGCTGGATGGGGATTTATCTGGGAGCCATCATCGCTGTCGGAGCCGGATTGCTTGTCGTTCTATTCCGATATAAGGTTGCCGGTTTTTATTCGAATGAGCCCGCCGTCATTGATTTAACAGGCCAATTTTTGATTTATGCATTGTTCTTTATGATCTCTGACGCCATCCAGGCCACTGCGCTAGCAGCATTGCGAGGGTATAGAGATGTGAATATATCCTTTATCATCACATTGATCGCCTACTGGCTCATCTGCCTGCCGGTCGGATACCTGCTGGCACACAACACCGGTCTAGGAGCTTCGGGATATTGGGTTGGATTGACAATCGGGTTGCTTGCAGCTGGAATCTCCTTATCATTGAGATTGATATTTATCCAAAAGCGCCGTTTTAACGCTAATATGGCAGAGGTTGTTTAAATTTGAGTGGGGTTCCAATAGGAATCTCACTTTTTTTGTCTGCACTTTGATTTTCTTGATTATCACTCGTACTTAAACTTATAAAAAAATCCTGATACTGGAAAAAACAAAGAAGGAATTCTCCCTTTTTGGAGGAATAAATATTTCATGGAGGTGTTCAAAATGGATTATTTAAAGTTGGTCACTGAGAATTTCAAAAGCATAAAAAATCAGTCTGAAAAAGCGATGGAACAATTGAATTTAGAGGAGCTTCACTATTCGGCAAGCGAAGAATCAAACAGCATTGCCATTATTGCCAAGCATATGAGCGGTAATCTTCAATCAAGATTCCGTGAATTTTTGACAAGTGATGGTGAAAAGCCTGACCGCAACAGGGACGGGGAATTCGAGGGGGCATTTCACACGAAGGAGGATTTGATTTCTCATTGGAATGCTGGCTGGGATGTACTTTTCCAAACACTTTCACAGTTATCACAGGATGACTTGGGTAAAACAGTCTACATTAGAAATGAACCCCACACCGCCATTGAAGCGATTCAGCGTCAGGTTGTCCATCAAGCAACACATGCCGGACAGATCGTCTATTTAGCGAAGTTGATCAAAAATGAGGAATGGAGAACCCTCAGTATTCCAAAGGGTAAATCACAGCAATTCAATGAAAAAATGATGGGGATCTAAACAAAGAAGAGACCTAATAGAAGGTCTCTCTTAAGAATTGACAGCATGTTTTTTTGGTTTGTATTTAGAATATTGAAAACGAATGAAGCAGCCAATGCAAAATCCCAGGATTGCTATAAATGCGGCTAACGCTACCATGATAGTGAAAATGTGACCCAATACCGTTAAACCAGAGGCGTAAGCAAGGAGTCCGCCTGTTAAGCAGCCAACAGCAATTTTTTGATTGAATTGCTGTTGATCCCAGTCTTCCGGGATATAGTCTGATTTTTTCTTTCTAAGAAAGGTGCTCGCTGTTCTCATTACTGGATTATAGGCAAATAGCAGGCCTGAAATTCCTGCGAGAAGCGGCAAAGCCAGGATCCATTCAAGACCAGTTAACCATGTGCTAATGACACTTATGACAATAAACCACTGATTGGTTCTTACCAGCGGCCTAGGAATCGTACGAATTTCAGCAGTCATATTAATTCCGACCTTTCATATTGGTTTATTAGTATTTTATCTTTTTTTCTTAAAAATGTGAAGCCAAGAGTATTTATTTTTATTTTATAAGGAACTTACGGAAATATGGAAAAGTATTCCTGAATATAATAGAATGCTGGTTTTTAATATATAGAGGAATGATGGGGGTAACATGGGGAGAAAAATGAAGGTTACTTGGCTGTTGATTGTTGTGGTATTCATTGGATTAACTGGCTGTTCCCAACCTGTAGCAGAGAAGGCAGAGACAGAGAATAAGGTGATTGAACAGAAAGGCGAGGAAGAAAAAGAACAGGCAAATGACGACCAAGACGAAAATGAGCCTGTTGAAGAAGAAGAAGAGGCTCAACCAATTGTAGTGAATGTGATCGAGCCTACCACTCAAGAAGTGATAAAATCACTTACACCTATTGAAATGGGTTACGAAAGCGATGATGAGAAGTATAGAACAGAATTGAAGAAGTGGGCTAGTGAATTGGCTCGAGGTACGGATACGACTCCAGGATATGACCAAAGGATGATTCCGGATAAACTTGGGCAGGATGGCCAGGTGAAAAAAGGGAGCCCTTTAATCATTTTGGAAGAAGCTGAACTAGTGGAAAATATTATCCAGGCTTCAGAAAAAGGAGGAACTGTCGAGCTTCCGCTGTATGTGACGGCAAGCGGGTATGAATTAAGTGATGCTGCCCAGCTCGGGGAGGTAGTTGTGGGTAAATATACAACTTACTATAATGCATCGGTTGCTGGCAGGACGAAGAACATCGAGCTGTCTGCGGAGGCAATCAACAATGTCATCCTGGGGGTAGGAGATGTATTTTCATTCAATACCACTGTCGGTCCCAGTGATG
The window above is part of the Mesobacillus jeotgali genome. Proteins encoded here:
- a CDS encoding DUF1572 family protein, whose protein sequence is MDYLKLVTENFKSIKNQSEKAMEQLNLEELHYSASEESNSIAIIAKHMSGNLQSRFREFLTSDGEKPDRNRDGEFEGAFHTKEDLISHWNAGWDVLFQTLSQLSQDDLGKTVYIRNEPHTAIEAIQRQVVHQATHAGQIVYLAKLIKNEEWRTLSIPKGKSQQFNEKMMGI
- a CDS encoding GDSL-type esterase/lipase family protein, whose translation is MKIIKILLLSSLLALLSFSAWIYYPQYQINKIKQENAPTTEKTNKLTYIDYYRTIPDSTINHLALGDSIIRGYRIRDDENIISQFSTQLGVETGKQVLSQNEGVIGITSERLNVLIQDGVYDEAIKEADIITVNVGGNDILKMVKQSDIYSALKSFDSLQEGFSKNLAEITSKIGELNPAATIVFLELYNPMPADHQFYSLADKLLPQWNLMIYEAANSTSSSIVVQTTNVINSKNLEYLASDGVHPNPSGNTAISSQMLKQFQQQHKADAVLANRQN
- a CDS encoding DUF4395 domain-containing protein; this encodes MTAEIRTIPRPLVRTNQWFIVISVISTWLTGLEWILALPLLAGISGLLFAYNPVMRTASTFLRKKKSDYIPEDWDQQQFNQKIAVGCLTGGLLAYASGLTVLGHIFTIMVALAAFIAILGFCIGCFIRFQYSKYKPKKHAVNS
- a CDS encoding MATE family efflux transporter; amino-acid sequence: MYQTYSTKEKIKQIFVMLIPILITQLGMFSMVFFNTIMSGKYNSSDLAGVAIGSSIWSPVFTGLSGILLAVSPIAAQRFGEKKGREVSSILTHGIYLALIIAVLVIILGIFLLNPILTAMNLPESVHETAFRYLAGLGFGIMPLFIFNVLRSFIYAIGKTRVVMYILLLSLPINFFLNYVLIFGHWGFPELGGAGAGYATSITYYVIAGLTAWVIIKQKPFSEFVGLTYFKEFSGEKVKEILKIGVPMGLSIFFETSMFAVVTILISKFNITTIAAYQSALNIVSFLYMIPMSISMAQTVLVGFEVGAGRYEDAKAYSWMGIYLGAIIAVGAGLLVVLFRYKVAGFYSNEPAVIDLTGQFLIYALFFMISDAIQATALAALRGYRDVNISFIITLIAYWLICLPVGYLLAHNTGLGASGYWVGLTIGLLAAGISLSLRLIFIQKRRFNANMAEVV
- a CDS encoding VanW family protein — protein: MGRKMKVTWLLIVVVFIGLTGCSQPVAEKAETENKVIEQKGEEEKEQANDDQDENEPVEEEEEAQPIVVNVIEPTTQEVIKSLTPIEMGYESDDEKYRTELKKWASELARGTDTTPGYDQRMIPDKLGQDGQVKKGSPLIILEEAELVENIIQASEKGGTVELPLYVTASGYELSDAAQLGEVVVGKYTTYYNASVAGRTKNIELSAEAINNVILGVGDVFSFNTTVGPSDEAHGYQPAEEIVNKKLVMGIGGGICQTSSTLYNAVDVLGVGYVEKHHHSLSVGYVPEGRDATVSYGGKDFRFENTTGVPLLLKAIVGKGSLTVEVRTSKEYEAQIKKGI